Proteins from one Panicum virgatum strain AP13 chromosome 7K, P.virgatum_v5, whole genome shotgun sequence genomic window:
- the LOC120640331 gene encoding uncharacterized WD repeat-containing protein C2A9.03-like, with amino-acid sequence MPDSNEGEQAVAGSGEQERALADSTNGGRPLLRSLDYPCTARLRLRRLVAYHWRYSDWEIYDAMNWSNINMNMIDSRLNSVECFHTFITVSVLTMYILLMQHTSLSPDRKVVVIVGDDPDGLLIDASSGKTLHSIKGHRDYSFASAWSPDGRTFATGNQDKTCRIWDTRNLSKAVHVLRGNLGAIRSICFTSDGQFMSMAEPADFVHIYDVKSDYNRRQELDFFGEISGMSFSPDTGMLFVGVWDRVYGSLLQFGRLYNYSYLDSLF; translated from the exons ATGCCGGACTCCAACGAAGGCGAGCAGGCGGTAGCTGGCTCCGGCGAGCAAGAGCGAGCTCTAGCGGACTCCACCAACGGCGGGCGGCCCCTGTTGCGCTCCCTGGATTATCCCTGCACGGcgcgcctccgtctccgccgtCTCGTCGCCTACCACTGGCGGTACAGCGACTGGGAGATCTACGATGC AATGAATTGGTCCAATATCAATATGAACATGATAGATAGTAGGTTAAATTCAGTGGAATGTTTCCATACTTTTATTACTGTATCTGTTCTTACTATGTATATTTTGTTGATGCAGCATACTTCATTGAGTCCTGACAGAAAGGTGGTTGTTATTGTGGGGGATGACCCTGATGGTTTACTTATCGATGCCAGCTCCGGAAAG ACTCTTCATTCCATAAAAGGTCATCGGGACTACTCATTTGCATCGGCTTGGAGCCCTGATGGGCGAACGTTTGCTACTGGTAACCAAGACAAGACATGCCGGATCTGGGACACGAGGAACCTCTCCAAAGCCGTCCATGTTTTGAGGGGTAACCTAGGAGCCATCCGGTCTATCTGCTTCACCTCGGATGGGCAGTTCATGTCGATGGCGGAACCAGCCGACTTTGTCCACATCTACGACGTGAAGAGCGACTACAACAGAAGGCAAGAGCTGGACTTCTTTGGCGAGATATCCGGCATGTCCTTCAGCCCCGACACCGGCATGCTTTTCGTCGGGGTCTGGGACAGGGTGTACGGCAGCCTGCTTCAGTTCGGCCGCTTGTACAACTACTCGTACCTTGACTCCCTGTTTTGA
- the LOC120641731 gene encoding ubiquitin-conjugating enzyme E2 28-like gives MVPGGGALHLRRAATGARPDKSRPWTTRLERELEGLWADTPEWCVPGADATGRLRWQVVVVGPEGSPYDGGVFTVRVELPRDYPFKAPKVTFATKVYHPNVDPRTGLVCLDFLTDKNWWTPVWTVDKILLVVVSLLHEPVMDGGAINREAAYLYKRKRLVYEEIARATTWQHASASAAPRDEPSSSSEKERRPSSSRGFSQLWHRLMRRMASLRTSG, from the exons ATGGTTCCCGGCGGCGGGGCTCTCCATCTCCGGCGcgcggccaccggcgcgcgGCCAGACAAGTCTCGCCCCTGGACGAcgcggctcgagagggagctcGAGGGGCTCTGGGCCGACACGCCGGAGTGGTGCGTCCCCGGCGCCGACGCGACGGGCCGCCTCCGCTGgcaggtcgtcgtcgtcggccccGAGGGAAGCCCCTACGACGGCGGAGTCTTCACCGTCCGCGTCGAGTTGCCCCGCGACTACCCCTTCAAGGCTCCCAAGGTCACGTTCGCGACCAAG GTGTACCACCCGAACGTCGATCCGAGGACCGGGCTGGTTTGCCTCGACTTCCTGACCGACAAGAACTGGTGGACGCCTGTGTGGACGGTGGACAAGATCCTGCTGGTCGTGGTCTCGCTTCTGCACGAGCCTGTCATGGACGGCGGCGCCATCAACCGGGAAGCGGCGTACCTCTACAAGAGGAAAAGGCTCGTGTACGAGGAGATCGCGCGGGCGACGACCTGGCAGCAcgcgtcggcgtcggcagcGCCACGGGATGAGCCATCGTCTTCGTCAGAGAAGGAGCGCCGCCCGTCGTCGTCCCGGGGCTTTTCCCAGCTGTGGCACCGTCTCATGAGGAGGATGGCGTCTCTTCGGACTTCAGGATAG